In Bradyrhizobium sp. 200, the sequence TCAGCGCCAGCGACACCCGGTTCGAAATCGTCATCGTGAACAGGTCGCTCGCGGCAGCGAACGCCATCAGGGCCGGAAACAGCAGGAGGCGGGCGGTATCGAGGATCATGAATTCACGCGAGGCTGCGGTTGACCCGGGGTCCAGGCTTTGATCGAGCCTAGCCACCAGAAGTGAACAATCGGGAAACGCCGGAATATCGCAAGCCCGTGCCGCATGCCGCGGCATGCCGAAACCAGCGCACGCGCCTTGCGAAAACGAAAAAGGCCCCGGCATGCCGGGGCCTTTGACGCTTGCTCGCGACCGTCGCTTACTTGAGCGAGGTTGAGATCGTAACGAAGTTCGTCGACAGCTTGGTGCCGAGACCGTTGACGGCGGTAATGATCGCGATCGCGATACCGGCGGCAATCAGGCCGTATTCGATGGCGGTGGCGCCGGACTCATCCTTCACGAAACGCGAAACGAGATTCTTCATAGATGATAACTCCTGTGTACACGTGGCTGGTCGAACTTAAGTTTGGTCTCGCCGGCGTTCTCAGCACCGTGACCATGGCGTCACCCTAGGGTGCGACAATTTCGACGCAGTTAATTCGACCGCGCAAAAATGCTTGGAACTTGCAGTTCTTGAGCACAGTAAACACTGCATTAAGCCGTTCGATTAAATGCAAGCGGAGTGCGGAGGCCGTTCGTCGTTGGTCGCGCTGTGTCGTCGGACTCCTTTGATTCACGGCTCCTTAAGCGCGAGCAGATACCCCTGACATCTCCGATTGAACGAGGTCGCCATGTCCAGTTTGCCAATGGAAGTCATCGAGGTAGTAGGCCAGACGATGGCGAAGGTCGTTCCGGTCACGATCGCGCTCGCCATTGTATTCACGGTGCTCTCGCATTTCTGGGCCTGCAATCCGGGCAAACCCTGGTGGCGCAAGCGCGAACTTATTACCGACATCTGCTACTGGTTCTTCGTGCCGGTGTTTGCGCGCATCTTCCGCATCGGGCTATTGGTGCTCGGCGCCGCCGTCCTCTTCAACATTCATGAGCCGGACGAACTGATCGCGTTCTACGACAATGGCCATGGGCCGCTGGCGCAGCTTCCGCTCTGGCTGCAGGCGATACTGTTTCTCGTTGTGTCCGACTTCATGCTGTACTGGCTGCACCGCATGTTTCACGGCGGCGCGTTCTGGAAATACCACGCCATCCATCATTCCTCCGAAGATCTCGAGTGGATCTCCGCGGCGCGGTTTCATCCCGTCAACCTGTTCATCGGAACGATCCTGGTCGACGTCATCCTGCTGATCGCGGGCATCTCGCCCAACATCATGCTATGGGTCGGGCCGTTCACGACTTTCCATTCAGCCTTCGTTCACGCCAACCTGAACTGGACGCTCGGGCCCTTCAAATATGTGCTTGCCACGCCGGTCTTCCATCGCTGGCATCACACCTCACTCGAGGAGGGCGGCGACACCAATTTCGCGGGCACCTTCCCGCTGTGGGACATCATGTTCGGGACGTTTCGCATGCCGGAGAACCGTTTGCCCGAGAATTACGGTGTCGACGATCAGGAGATCCCTGCCGAGATCGGCGGGCAATTGGCCTATCCGTTCCGTCACTAGTCCGGCCGGTAGTTTAGCATGAGCACTGAAGCCGGAGCGATCCAGCGCGAGAAAGCCTTCAGCCTTGCCGGCGTCCCGGCGTGGCTTTGGCTCGGAATTGGCGTCTACGCGCTGGTGCTGATCGGCGGGCGGGCGCTGCTGAACGATTCCGACACCTACTGGCAGATCGCCGTGGGCCAGTGGATCCTCGATCACCACGCATTGCCGCGCGTCGACATTTATTCCTTCACCAGGGCGGGAGAACCGTGGACATCGTCGTCCTGGCTGTCGCAGGTGCTGTATGCGGCGAGCTACAATCTGGCAGGCTGGACCGGGCCGGTGGTTCTCGCCGCGACCTGCATCGCTGCAACCTTTGCCTTGCTTGCTCATATTCTCGGTCGCCGCATCCCCGCGGCCTTTGCGGTCGCCGTCGCGATGGCGGCGCTGGTGCTTTCGATGGGGCATCTTCTGGCGCGCCCGCATGTGCTGGTGCTGCCGATCATGCTGGCATGGGCGAACGGGCTGATGTCGGCGAGCGAGCGCGGCCAGGCGCCGTCGGCATGGCTGCTGCCGCTGATCGCGTTGTGGGCAAACCTGCACGGCGGATTCGTGTTCGGCCTGGTGCTGGTCGGCGCGTTCGCGCTCGATGCGCTGTGGAATGCCGATCGCGCGCAACACAAATCGCTGGTGCTGCGCTGGGCGGCGTTCGGCATCGGCGCGCTGGTAGCTTGCTGCGCCACGCCTTACGGGTGGGGATCGATTCTCGCCGCACGCAAGATCCTCGATCTCGGAGAACTCCTGCATCTGATCTATGAATGGATGCCGGCGGACTTCAGCAAATTCGGCGCGTTCGAGATGGCGATCCTCACGCTGACCGGCGGCGCGCTCTATGGTGGCGTCAAGCTTACGCCGCCGCGGATTGCGCTGGTGCTGGGCCTGCTGCACATGGCGCTGTCGCATGTCAGGAATGTCGAGATCTTTGCCCTCCTGCTGCCGATCGTGGTGCTCGCGCCGGTGGCGTCGCAGTTCGCGCTGCGGCCGGCCTGGCTCGCCCGCGCCGGGGCTCCGATGCCGGTGATGGCGGCGGTGATGGTCCTGCTCGGCGGCTGGACATGGCTGCTTGCGGCCAACACCACGTTTGCACCGCCCGAAAGCCAGTCGCCGGCGGCGGCCGTCGATGCGCTGAAGGCGCATAATCCCAAGCGGGTTCTCAACGATCTTCCATTCGGCGGCTATCTGATCTGGCGGCAGATCCCCGTCTTCGTCGACGGGCGCGCCGAGCTCTATGGCGAAGCGTTCGACATGGCCTATTACCGTGCCATGCAGCTCAAGGACGTCAGCCAGTTTCTCGACATTCTCAAGAAATGGGACATCGACGCCGTGCTGCTGACGCCGTCTACGCCTGCAGTCGGCCTGCTCGATCATATCGGCGGCTGGCGGCGCGCCTATGCCGATGAGAACGCCGTCCTGCACGTTCGTACCTCCAACTGATCCGGCTGCCGTTCGGGGCGCGAACTGGCGGGCCAGCCGGGATTCTGGTACGCGGGCCGGATGAACCTGCCGACCGAAGTCGTCGAGATGCTGGGCCAGACCCTGGCCAAGGTGGTGCCGGTCACGATCGCGCTGGCGCTACTCTTTTCGGTGCTGGCGCATTTCTGGGCCTGCAATCCCGGCAGGCCCTGGTGGCGCAAACGCGAGCTCATCACCGACGTCTGCTACTGGTTCCTGGTGCCGCTGTTCGCGCGTGTGTTTCGCATCGGGCTATTGGTGCTGGGCGCCGCCTTGCTGTTTGGAATTCGCGACGCCGACGAACTGATCGCCTTCTACGACAACGGCCATGGTCCGCTGTCGAGGCTGCCCTTGTGGCTGCAGGCGATCCTGTTCCTGGTCGCGGCCGATTTCATGATGTACTGGCTGCACCGCATGTTCCATGGCGGCGGGTTCTGGAAGTACCACGCCATCCACCATTCGTCGGAAGATGTGGACTGGATCTCGGCGGCGCGCTTCCACCCCGTCAACCTGCTGTTAGGCACCATCGGGGTTGATGTCGTGCTGCTGATGGCCGGGATTTCGCCGGGCGTGATGCTTTGGCTCGGGCCCTTCAACCTCTTCCATTCCGCGTTCGTTCACGCCAACCTCAACTGGACGCTCGGCCCGTTCAGATATGTCGTGGCGACGCCGGTGTTTCACCGCTGGCACCACACCTCCCGCGAGGAGGGCGGCGACACCAATTTCGCAGGCACCTTTCCGCTCTGGGACATCCTGTTCGGGACCTTCCGGATGCCGAAAGGCAAGCTGCCGGACCAGTATGGAGTGGACGATCAGGCCTCGTTTCCCCGCGAAATCATCGGACAACTGGCCTATCCGTTCCGCAAATAGGGCGTGATCGGGAAAAGCGGTTGCCGGTTTTCCCTCGCGGCCAACGCGAAAATGCGTTTGCGCGAAGGTCACGCTCAATTAATCATGCGGAATTCTTGCCCCTTTCGGTCCCTATTTGCCCTTTGTTCATGAATTGTCGTCAGATTCACCTTGTCGGGCGCCGGTTCCGCTGCGTATCGCCATTGCCGGCTTGTTGATGCCCCGGGGTAAAGTATGTCGCTCAAGTTCCAGCGTATTCGCGCAGCCGCGCGTTTTGGA encodes:
- a CDS encoding Flp family type IVb pilin — its product is MKNLVSRFVKDESGATAIEYGLIAAGIAIAIITAVNGLGTKLSTNFVTISTSLK
- a CDS encoding sterol desaturase family protein, producing MSSLPMEVIEVVGQTMAKVVPVTIALAIVFTVLSHFWACNPGKPWWRKRELITDICYWFFVPVFARIFRIGLLVLGAAVLFNIHEPDELIAFYDNGHGPLAQLPLWLQAILFLVVSDFMLYWLHRMFHGGAFWKYHAIHHSSEDLEWISAARFHPVNLFIGTILVDVILLIAGISPNIMLWVGPFTTFHSAFVHANLNWTLGPFKYVLATPVFHRWHHTSLEEGGDTNFAGTFPLWDIMFGTFRMPENRLPENYGVDDQEIPAEIGGQLAYPFRH
- a CDS encoding sterol desaturase family protein, translating into MNLPTEVVEMLGQTLAKVVPVTIALALLFSVLAHFWACNPGRPWWRKRELITDVCYWFLVPLFARVFRIGLLVLGAALLFGIRDADELIAFYDNGHGPLSRLPLWLQAILFLVAADFMMYWLHRMFHGGGFWKYHAIHHSSEDVDWISAARFHPVNLLLGTIGVDVVLLMAGISPGVMLWLGPFNLFHSAFVHANLNWTLGPFRYVVATPVFHRWHHTSREEGGDTNFAGTFPLWDILFGTFRMPKGKLPDQYGVDDQASFPREIIGQLAYPFRK